The Betta splendens chromosome 7, fBetSpl5.4, whole genome shotgun sequence genome includes a window with the following:
- the plekhg5b gene encoding pleckstrin homology domain-containing family G member 5 isoform X3, with translation MEVCMAAMDRKAGCVTVQPVLPETAVSTLDFVRAEGDQLPVCHHPDCQDLNNKSPLHLCESCDSRSHSENPENMLFDRHPRFDLQPQASILARNVSTRSCPPRTSPQSDLEEEDEGSTERGERKTGGLKLVKKKPRRHTDDPSKECFSLKFDLNVDINTEIVPAMKKKTLREILAPVFERNRIELSRVDLFLDQSNTPLSLEFEAYRFGGHYLKVKAKPGDELKVEQGVKDSRSLSLPNMKPSGNQSPYIVTPCSERVEHGSLGRKESIDLLGQARRRKNMTEFLGETNIPTPDALGQISGSLPSIGAGPDRWKNRAASRFSGFFSSNAGAGPFGKEVDRLEQLQSKLHSYTVFGFPKVPRQLSFHQDSWEEGEEGTNLVLEDSWQTLLDNSETLTTRQSNQQEAIWELFHTEATYIKKLRVITDLFLCRLLNLQESGLLMEVEPAKLFSNIQEIVRLHTSLWTQVMLPVLEKARQDRALLDPTKLHHGFMTFGSRFQPYIRYCMEEEGCMEYMRTLLRDNELFRTYITWAETHKQCNRLKLADMLAKPHQRLTKYPLLLKSILKKTDEPSARDIVLSMVATVEGFINSVDSQMHQRQEQQKLATISARIDSYETVEGSSEEVEKILKEYNRFDLMVPMRGISPEETRQLHLEGALRMKEGKDSRMDVYCFLFTDLLLITKPVKRLEKVKIIRQPLLIHNVVCKELKDPGSFILIYLNEFRSAVAAYTFQANSASQGRSWIDAICNVQNQLQRLRNEEVVRQQNSLKTCIEGEEGDESSNSTASSPCMRHKEQMSSSQSDGSTETLSVMDTDEPAPPTPILTFNDTTKADSSSDVSTISERKEPDQQCRSLSMDSAYGTLSPESLLRDLQSQPGQSEGEETEEDEGEGEGLEAEQEEADTEVVEEEDEEEDEEEEETASLGSQLSVIQSCSKPRRRPHIQPRLHCLQRLSTLALSRSEDNLLQRVHVKTPISHSHSLNSVEPQRRDTDVSSLPHSKSLSELGLNCVELVPGDLHQSDDCLGASVPSDKHSDSPRGAEDRYGGAAGQCGSQRNTSDGETAPSASSDRKKELAPAGESGEPCQRKKKSPAQQHKKLTVAQLYRIRTTLVLNSTLTASEV, from the exons GTTTGCCACCATCCAGACTGCCAAGATCTGAATAACAAGAGCCCTCTTCACCTGTGTGAGTCATGCGACTCGCGTTCCCACTCAGAGAACCCAGAGAACATGCTCTTTGACCGGCATCCGCGATTCGACTTACAACCTCAAG CCTCCATCCTGGCTCGGAACGTGTCCACACGCTCCTGTCCCCCACGTACCAGCCCCCAATCTGACctagaggaagaggacgaggggAGCACTGAGCGTGG GGAGCGTAAAACGGGGGGGCTGAAGCTGGTTAAGAAGAAGCCACGGAGGCACACTGAT GACCCCAGTAAGGAGTGCTTCAGCCTCAAGTTTGACCTCAATGTGGACATAAACACAGAAATTGTACCTgctatgaaaaagaaaacactgag AGAGATTCTAGCGCCTGTGTTTGAGAGGAACAGGATTGAGCTGTCCCGGGTCGACCTGTTCCTGGATCAGTCCAACACTCCCCTGTCCCTCGAGTTCGAAGCCTACCGTTTTGGCGGACACTACCTCAAGGTCAAAG CAAAACCAGGAGATGAGCTAAAGGTGGAGCAGGGTGTGAAGGACTCCAGGTCACTCAGCCTGCCCAACATGAAGCCCTCTGGGAACCAGAGTCCCTACATCGTGACACCGTGCAGCGAGCGGGTGGAGCATGGATCCCTGGGACGCAAAGAGAGCATAGATCTGCTG GGTCAGGCGCGACGGAGGAAGAACATGACAGAGTTCCTGGGGGAGACGAATATTCCAACCCCGGATGCTCTGGGACAGATCAGTGGCTCGCTGCCCAGCATCGGAGCCGGTCCTGACAGATGGAAGAACCGCGCTGCCAGCCGCTTCAGCGGCTTCTTCAGCTCCAACGCTGGAGCAGGGCCCTTTGGGAAG GAGGTGGACcgtctggagcagcttcagagcaAGCTTCACTCCTACACGGTTTTCGGGTTCCCCAAAGTGCCACGGCAGCTCTCCTTCCACCAGGACTcctgggaggagggggaggagggaaccAACCTGGTGCTGGAGGACAGCTGGCAGACTCTACTGGACAACTCAGAG acgTTAACAACGCGGCAGTCCAACCAGCAGGAGGCGATATGGGAGCTGTTCCACACGGAGGCCACATACATAAAGAAACTCAGAGTAATCACAGAT ctgttcctctgccGGCTGCTGAACCTGCAGGAGAGTGGcctgctgatggaggtggaGCCCGCCAAGCTCTTCAGTAACATCCAGGAGATTGTCCGCCTTCATACGTCCTTGTGGACCCAAGTCATGTTGCCAGTGCTGGAAAAGGCCCGACAGGACCGGGCTTTGCTGGACCCGACTAAACTCCATCACGGCTTCATGACG ttcggctccaggttccagccgTACATCCGTTACTGCATGGAGGAGGAAGGCTGCATGGAGTACATGCGCACACTTCTTAGGGACAACGAGCTCTTCAGGACCTACATAACG TGGGCAGAGACCCATAAGCAGTGCAACCGTCTGAAGCTGGCTGATATGCTGGCAAAGCCTCACCAGCGACTGACCAAATATCCACTCCTGCTGAAGAGCATTCTCAAGAAGACTGACGAGCCATCGGCCCGCGACATTGTCCTCAGCATG GTGGCTACAGTGGAGGGCTTCATCAACAGTGTGGACTCCCAGATGCACCAGCGCCAGGAGCAACAGAAGCTGGCCACCATTTCTGCTCGTATAGATTCATATGAGACCGTTGAGGGcagcagtgaagaggtggagaaG atCCTCAAGGAGTACAACCGCTTTGATCTTATGGTTCCCATGAGAGGAATCTCACCAGAGGAGACTCGACAGCTGCATCTGGAGGGAGCACTGAGGATGAAAGAGGGCAAGGACAGCAGA ATGGATGTCTACTGTTTCCTGTTCACTGATCTGCTGCTAATTACTAAGCCAGTCAAGAGGCTGGAGAAAGTCAAAATCATTCGGCAGCCTCTCCTCATTCACAATGTTGTCTGTAAGGAGCTCAAAGACCCTG GTTCATTCATCCTCATCTACCTCAATGAGTTTAGGAGTGCAGTGGCAGCATACACTTTCCAGGCCAACAGCGCCTCCCAGGGGCGAAGCTGGATAGATGCAATCTGCAATGTCCAG AATCAGCTCCAGAGGCTTCGCAATGAAGAGGTGGTGCGGCAGCAGAACAGTCTGAAGACGTGTATAGAGGGCGAGGAGGGAGACGAGAGCAGTAACTCCACTGCCAGTTCCCCATGCATGAGGCACAAAGAGCAGATGAGCTCCAG ccaatcagatgGTTCCACTGAGACCCTGTCAGTGATGGACACTGATGAACCAGCGCCTCCGACCCCCATCCTGACTTTCAACGACACTACTAAGGCAGACTCCAGCTCTGACGTGTCCACAATCTCTGAGCGAAAAGAACCCGACCAACAGTGTCGCTCTCTCTCCATGGACAGCGCCTATGGTACCCTCTCACCTGAGTCCTTACTGAGAGATCTTCAATCGCAGCCTGGCCagagtgaaggagaggagacagaggaggacgagggagaaggggagggcctagaggcagagcaggaggaggcagacacagaggtggtggaggaagaggatgaggaggaggatgaagaggaggaggagactgccTCCCTGGGGTCCCAGCTGTCTGTAATTCAGTCCTGCTCTAAGCCCCGCAGGCGGCCTCACATCCAGCCACGACTCCACTGCCTCCAAAGGTTGTCCACGTTAGCCTTATCTCGCTCCGAGGACAACCTCCTGCAGCGCGTCCACGTTAAGACCCCAATATCCCACTCCCACTCACTGAACTCTGTGGAGCCGCAACGTAGAGACACGGACGTGTCGTCGCTGCCACACAGTAAGAGCCTCTCTGAGCTGGGCCTAAACTGTGTGGAGCTGGTCCCCGGCGACCTCCACCAGTCGGATGACTGCTTGGGCGCGAGCGTGCCCTCAGACAAACACTCTGACAGCCCCAGGGGCGCGGAGGACCGGTACGGGGGAGCTGCAGGGCAGTGCGGGTCCCAGAGGAACACCTCAGATGGGGAAACCGCTCCATCTGCCTCCTCGGACAGGAAAAAGGAGTTAGCGCCTGCTGGAGAATCAGGGGAACCGTGtcaaagaaagaagaaatctcCAGCCCAGCAGCACAAGAAACTGACAGTAGCTCAGTTGTACAGGATACGCACCACTCTGGTCTTAAACTCCACACTCACTGCATC GGAGGTATAA
- the plekhg5b gene encoding pleckstrin homology domain-containing family G member 5 isoform X4, whose translation MDVKPPSTDSCTRPHNMTVCHHPDCQDLNNKSPLHLCESCDSRSHSENPENMLFDRHPRFDLQPQASILARNVSTRSCPPRTSPQSDLEEEDEGSTERGERKTGGLKLVKKKPRRHTDDPSKECFSLKFDLNVDINTEIVPAMKKKTLREILAPVFERNRIELSRVDLFLDQSNTPLSLEFEAYRFGGHYLKVKAKPGDELKVEQGVKDSRSLSLPNMKPSGNQSPYIVTPCSERVEHGSLGRKESIDLLGQARRRKNMTEFLGETNIPTPDALGQISGSLPSIGAGPDRWKNRAASRFSGFFSSNAGAGPFGKEVDRLEQLQSKLHSYTVFGFPKVPRQLSFHQDSWEEGEEGTNLVLEDSWQTLLDNSETLTTRQSNQQEAIWELFHTEATYIKKLRVITDLFLCRLLNLQESGLLMEVEPAKLFSNIQEIVRLHTSLWTQVMLPVLEKARQDRALLDPTKLHHGFMTFGSRFQPYIRYCMEEEGCMEYMRTLLRDNELFRTYITWAETHKQCNRLKLADMLAKPHQRLTKYPLLLKSILKKTDEPSARDIVLSMVATVEGFINSVDSQMHQRQEQQKLATISARIDSYETVEGSSEEVEKILKEYNRFDLMVPMRGISPEETRQLHLEGALRMKEGKDSRMDVYCFLFTDLLLITKPVKRLEKVKIIRQPLLIHNVVCKELKDPGSFILIYLNEFRSAVAAYTFQANSASQGRSWIDAICNVQNQLQRLRNEEVVRQQNSLKTCIEGEEGDESSNSTASSPCMRHKEQMSSSQSDGSTETLSVMDTDEPAPPTPILTFNDTTKADSSSDVSTISERKEPDQQCRSLSMDSAYGTLSPESLLRDLQSQPGQSEGEETEEDEGEGEGLEAEQEEADTEVVEEEDEEEDEEEEETASLGSQLSVIQSCSKPRRRPHIQPRLHCLQRLSTLALSRSEDNLLQRVHVKTPISHSHSLNSVEPQRRDTDVSSLPHSKSLSELGLNCVELVPGDLHQSDDCLGASVPSDKHSDSPRGAEDRYGGAAGQCGSQRNTSDGETAPSASSDRKKELAPAGESGEPCQRKKKSPAQQHKKLTVAQLYRIRTTLVLNSTLTASEV comes from the exons GTTTGCCACCATCCAGACTGCCAAGATCTGAATAACAAGAGCCCTCTTCACCTGTGTGAGTCATGCGACTCGCGTTCCCACTCAGAGAACCCAGAGAACATGCTCTTTGACCGGCATCCGCGATTCGACTTACAACCTCAAG CCTCCATCCTGGCTCGGAACGTGTCCACACGCTCCTGTCCCCCACGTACCAGCCCCCAATCTGACctagaggaagaggacgaggggAGCACTGAGCGTGG GGAGCGTAAAACGGGGGGGCTGAAGCTGGTTAAGAAGAAGCCACGGAGGCACACTGAT GACCCCAGTAAGGAGTGCTTCAGCCTCAAGTTTGACCTCAATGTGGACATAAACACAGAAATTGTACCTgctatgaaaaagaaaacactgag AGAGATTCTAGCGCCTGTGTTTGAGAGGAACAGGATTGAGCTGTCCCGGGTCGACCTGTTCCTGGATCAGTCCAACACTCCCCTGTCCCTCGAGTTCGAAGCCTACCGTTTTGGCGGACACTACCTCAAGGTCAAAG CAAAACCAGGAGATGAGCTAAAGGTGGAGCAGGGTGTGAAGGACTCCAGGTCACTCAGCCTGCCCAACATGAAGCCCTCTGGGAACCAGAGTCCCTACATCGTGACACCGTGCAGCGAGCGGGTGGAGCATGGATCCCTGGGACGCAAAGAGAGCATAGATCTGCTG GGTCAGGCGCGACGGAGGAAGAACATGACAGAGTTCCTGGGGGAGACGAATATTCCAACCCCGGATGCTCTGGGACAGATCAGTGGCTCGCTGCCCAGCATCGGAGCCGGTCCTGACAGATGGAAGAACCGCGCTGCCAGCCGCTTCAGCGGCTTCTTCAGCTCCAACGCTGGAGCAGGGCCCTTTGGGAAG GAGGTGGACcgtctggagcagcttcagagcaAGCTTCACTCCTACACGGTTTTCGGGTTCCCCAAAGTGCCACGGCAGCTCTCCTTCCACCAGGACTcctgggaggagggggaggagggaaccAACCTGGTGCTGGAGGACAGCTGGCAGACTCTACTGGACAACTCAGAG acgTTAACAACGCGGCAGTCCAACCAGCAGGAGGCGATATGGGAGCTGTTCCACACGGAGGCCACATACATAAAGAAACTCAGAGTAATCACAGAT ctgttcctctgccGGCTGCTGAACCTGCAGGAGAGTGGcctgctgatggaggtggaGCCCGCCAAGCTCTTCAGTAACATCCAGGAGATTGTCCGCCTTCATACGTCCTTGTGGACCCAAGTCATGTTGCCAGTGCTGGAAAAGGCCCGACAGGACCGGGCTTTGCTGGACCCGACTAAACTCCATCACGGCTTCATGACG ttcggctccaggttccagccgTACATCCGTTACTGCATGGAGGAGGAAGGCTGCATGGAGTACATGCGCACACTTCTTAGGGACAACGAGCTCTTCAGGACCTACATAACG TGGGCAGAGACCCATAAGCAGTGCAACCGTCTGAAGCTGGCTGATATGCTGGCAAAGCCTCACCAGCGACTGACCAAATATCCACTCCTGCTGAAGAGCATTCTCAAGAAGACTGACGAGCCATCGGCCCGCGACATTGTCCTCAGCATG GTGGCTACAGTGGAGGGCTTCATCAACAGTGTGGACTCCCAGATGCACCAGCGCCAGGAGCAACAGAAGCTGGCCACCATTTCTGCTCGTATAGATTCATATGAGACCGTTGAGGGcagcagtgaagaggtggagaaG atCCTCAAGGAGTACAACCGCTTTGATCTTATGGTTCCCATGAGAGGAATCTCACCAGAGGAGACTCGACAGCTGCATCTGGAGGGAGCACTGAGGATGAAAGAGGGCAAGGACAGCAGA ATGGATGTCTACTGTTTCCTGTTCACTGATCTGCTGCTAATTACTAAGCCAGTCAAGAGGCTGGAGAAAGTCAAAATCATTCGGCAGCCTCTCCTCATTCACAATGTTGTCTGTAAGGAGCTCAAAGACCCTG GTTCATTCATCCTCATCTACCTCAATGAGTTTAGGAGTGCAGTGGCAGCATACACTTTCCAGGCCAACAGCGCCTCCCAGGGGCGAAGCTGGATAGATGCAATCTGCAATGTCCAG AATCAGCTCCAGAGGCTTCGCAATGAAGAGGTGGTGCGGCAGCAGAACAGTCTGAAGACGTGTATAGAGGGCGAGGAGGGAGACGAGAGCAGTAACTCCACTGCCAGTTCCCCATGCATGAGGCACAAAGAGCAGATGAGCTCCAG ccaatcagatgGTTCCACTGAGACCCTGTCAGTGATGGACACTGATGAACCAGCGCCTCCGACCCCCATCCTGACTTTCAACGACACTACTAAGGCAGACTCCAGCTCTGACGTGTCCACAATCTCTGAGCGAAAAGAACCCGACCAACAGTGTCGCTCTCTCTCCATGGACAGCGCCTATGGTACCCTCTCACCTGAGTCCTTACTGAGAGATCTTCAATCGCAGCCTGGCCagagtgaaggagaggagacagaggaggacgagggagaaggggagggcctagaggcagagcaggaggaggcagacacagaggtggtggaggaagaggatgaggaggaggatgaagaggaggaggagactgccTCCCTGGGGTCCCAGCTGTCTGTAATTCAGTCCTGCTCTAAGCCCCGCAGGCGGCCTCACATCCAGCCACGACTCCACTGCCTCCAAAGGTTGTCCACGTTAGCCTTATCTCGCTCCGAGGACAACCTCCTGCAGCGCGTCCACGTTAAGACCCCAATATCCCACTCCCACTCACTGAACTCTGTGGAGCCGCAACGTAGAGACACGGACGTGTCGTCGCTGCCACACAGTAAGAGCCTCTCTGAGCTGGGCCTAAACTGTGTGGAGCTGGTCCCCGGCGACCTCCACCAGTCGGATGACTGCTTGGGCGCGAGCGTGCCCTCAGACAAACACTCTGACAGCCCCAGGGGCGCGGAGGACCGGTACGGGGGAGCTGCAGGGCAGTGCGGGTCCCAGAGGAACACCTCAGATGGGGAAACCGCTCCATCTGCCTCCTCGGACAGGAAAAAGGAGTTAGCGCCTGCTGGAGAATCAGGGGAACCGTGtcaaagaaagaagaaatctcCAGCCCAGCAGCACAAGAAACTGACAGTAGCTCAGTTGTACAGGATACGCACCACTCTGGTCTTAAACTCCACACTCACTGCATC GGAGGTATAA
- the plekhg5b gene encoding pleckstrin homology domain-containing family G member 5 isoform X1 — protein sequence MFLNWKKRGVYELEALPSPLSQAGIECFSWSSSLDIIGDLYDDKPVQEEEWVMCQHPECPERRRASKVCHHPDCQDLNNKSPLHLCESCDSRSHSENPENMLFDRHPRFDLQPQASILARNVSTRSCPPRTSPQSDLEEEDEGSTERGERKTGGLKLVKKKPRRHTDDPSKECFSLKFDLNVDINTEIVPAMKKKTLREILAPVFERNRIELSRVDLFLDQSNTPLSLEFEAYRFGGHYLKVKAKPGDELKVEQGVKDSRSLSLPNMKPSGNQSPYIVTPCSERVEHGSLGRKESIDLLGQARRRKNMTEFLGETNIPTPDALGQISGSLPSIGAGPDRWKNRAASRFSGFFSSNAGAGPFGKEVDRLEQLQSKLHSYTVFGFPKVPRQLSFHQDSWEEGEEGTNLVLEDSWQTLLDNSETLTTRQSNQQEAIWELFHTEATYIKKLRVITDLFLCRLLNLQESGLLMEVEPAKLFSNIQEIVRLHTSLWTQVMLPVLEKARQDRALLDPTKLHHGFMTFGSRFQPYIRYCMEEEGCMEYMRTLLRDNELFRTYITWAETHKQCNRLKLADMLAKPHQRLTKYPLLLKSILKKTDEPSARDIVLSMVATVEGFINSVDSQMHQRQEQQKLATISARIDSYETVEGSSEEVEKILKEYNRFDLMVPMRGISPEETRQLHLEGALRMKEGKDSRMDVYCFLFTDLLLITKPVKRLEKVKIIRQPLLIHNVVCKELKDPGSFILIYLNEFRSAVAAYTFQANSASQGRSWIDAICNVQNQLQRLRNEEVVRQQNSLKTCIEGEEGDESSNSTASSPCMRHKEQMSSSQSDGSTETLSVMDTDEPAPPTPILTFNDTTKADSSSDVSTISERKEPDQQCRSLSMDSAYGTLSPESLLRDLQSQPGQSEGEETEEDEGEGEGLEAEQEEADTEVVEEEDEEEDEEEEETASLGSQLSVIQSCSKPRRRPHIQPRLHCLQRLSTLALSRSEDNLLQRVHVKTPISHSHSLNSVEPQRRDTDVSSLPHSKSLSELGLNCVELVPGDLHQSDDCLGASVPSDKHSDSPRGAEDRYGGAAGQCGSQRNTSDGETAPSASSDRKKELAPAGESGEPCQRKKKSPAQQHKKLTVAQLYRIRTTLVLNSTLTASEV from the exons GTTTGCCACCATCCAGACTGCCAAGATCTGAATAACAAGAGCCCTCTTCACCTGTGTGAGTCATGCGACTCGCGTTCCCACTCAGAGAACCCAGAGAACATGCTCTTTGACCGGCATCCGCGATTCGACTTACAACCTCAAG CCTCCATCCTGGCTCGGAACGTGTCCACACGCTCCTGTCCCCCACGTACCAGCCCCCAATCTGACctagaggaagaggacgaggggAGCACTGAGCGTGG GGAGCGTAAAACGGGGGGGCTGAAGCTGGTTAAGAAGAAGCCACGGAGGCACACTGAT GACCCCAGTAAGGAGTGCTTCAGCCTCAAGTTTGACCTCAATGTGGACATAAACACAGAAATTGTACCTgctatgaaaaagaaaacactgag AGAGATTCTAGCGCCTGTGTTTGAGAGGAACAGGATTGAGCTGTCCCGGGTCGACCTGTTCCTGGATCAGTCCAACACTCCCCTGTCCCTCGAGTTCGAAGCCTACCGTTTTGGCGGACACTACCTCAAGGTCAAAG CAAAACCAGGAGATGAGCTAAAGGTGGAGCAGGGTGTGAAGGACTCCAGGTCACTCAGCCTGCCCAACATGAAGCCCTCTGGGAACCAGAGTCCCTACATCGTGACACCGTGCAGCGAGCGGGTGGAGCATGGATCCCTGGGACGCAAAGAGAGCATAGATCTGCTG GGTCAGGCGCGACGGAGGAAGAACATGACAGAGTTCCTGGGGGAGACGAATATTCCAACCCCGGATGCTCTGGGACAGATCAGTGGCTCGCTGCCCAGCATCGGAGCCGGTCCTGACAGATGGAAGAACCGCGCTGCCAGCCGCTTCAGCGGCTTCTTCAGCTCCAACGCTGGAGCAGGGCCCTTTGGGAAG GAGGTGGACcgtctggagcagcttcagagcaAGCTTCACTCCTACACGGTTTTCGGGTTCCCCAAAGTGCCACGGCAGCTCTCCTTCCACCAGGACTcctgggaggagggggaggagggaaccAACCTGGTGCTGGAGGACAGCTGGCAGACTCTACTGGACAACTCAGAG acgTTAACAACGCGGCAGTCCAACCAGCAGGAGGCGATATGGGAGCTGTTCCACACGGAGGCCACATACATAAAGAAACTCAGAGTAATCACAGAT ctgttcctctgccGGCTGCTGAACCTGCAGGAGAGTGGcctgctgatggaggtggaGCCCGCCAAGCTCTTCAGTAACATCCAGGAGATTGTCCGCCTTCATACGTCCTTGTGGACCCAAGTCATGTTGCCAGTGCTGGAAAAGGCCCGACAGGACCGGGCTTTGCTGGACCCGACTAAACTCCATCACGGCTTCATGACG ttcggctccaggttccagccgTACATCCGTTACTGCATGGAGGAGGAAGGCTGCATGGAGTACATGCGCACACTTCTTAGGGACAACGAGCTCTTCAGGACCTACATAACG TGGGCAGAGACCCATAAGCAGTGCAACCGTCTGAAGCTGGCTGATATGCTGGCAAAGCCTCACCAGCGACTGACCAAATATCCACTCCTGCTGAAGAGCATTCTCAAGAAGACTGACGAGCCATCGGCCCGCGACATTGTCCTCAGCATG GTGGCTACAGTGGAGGGCTTCATCAACAGTGTGGACTCCCAGATGCACCAGCGCCAGGAGCAACAGAAGCTGGCCACCATTTCTGCTCGTATAGATTCATATGAGACCGTTGAGGGcagcagtgaagaggtggagaaG atCCTCAAGGAGTACAACCGCTTTGATCTTATGGTTCCCATGAGAGGAATCTCACCAGAGGAGACTCGACAGCTGCATCTGGAGGGAGCACTGAGGATGAAAGAGGGCAAGGACAGCAGA ATGGATGTCTACTGTTTCCTGTTCACTGATCTGCTGCTAATTACTAAGCCAGTCAAGAGGCTGGAGAAAGTCAAAATCATTCGGCAGCCTCTCCTCATTCACAATGTTGTCTGTAAGGAGCTCAAAGACCCTG GTTCATTCATCCTCATCTACCTCAATGAGTTTAGGAGTGCAGTGGCAGCATACACTTTCCAGGCCAACAGCGCCTCCCAGGGGCGAAGCTGGATAGATGCAATCTGCAATGTCCAG AATCAGCTCCAGAGGCTTCGCAATGAAGAGGTGGTGCGGCAGCAGAACAGTCTGAAGACGTGTATAGAGGGCGAGGAGGGAGACGAGAGCAGTAACTCCACTGCCAGTTCCCCATGCATGAGGCACAAAGAGCAGATGAGCTCCAG ccaatcagatgGTTCCACTGAGACCCTGTCAGTGATGGACACTGATGAACCAGCGCCTCCGACCCCCATCCTGACTTTCAACGACACTACTAAGGCAGACTCCAGCTCTGACGTGTCCACAATCTCTGAGCGAAAAGAACCCGACCAACAGTGTCGCTCTCTCTCCATGGACAGCGCCTATGGTACCCTCTCACCTGAGTCCTTACTGAGAGATCTTCAATCGCAGCCTGGCCagagtgaaggagaggagacagaggaggacgagggagaaggggagggcctagaggcagagcaggaggaggcagacacagaggtggtggaggaagaggatgaggaggaggatgaagaggaggaggagactgccTCCCTGGGGTCCCAGCTGTCTGTAATTCAGTCCTGCTCTAAGCCCCGCAGGCGGCCTCACATCCAGCCACGACTCCACTGCCTCCAAAGGTTGTCCACGTTAGCCTTATCTCGCTCCGAGGACAACCTCCTGCAGCGCGTCCACGTTAAGACCCCAATATCCCACTCCCACTCACTGAACTCTGTGGAGCCGCAACGTAGAGACACGGACGTGTCGTCGCTGCCACACAGTAAGAGCCTCTCTGAGCTGGGCCTAAACTGTGTGGAGCTGGTCCCCGGCGACCTCCACCAGTCGGATGACTGCTTGGGCGCGAGCGTGCCCTCAGACAAACACTCTGACAGCCCCAGGGGCGCGGAGGACCGGTACGGGGGAGCTGCAGGGCAGTGCGGGTCCCAGAGGAACACCTCAGATGGGGAAACCGCTCCATCTGCCTCCTCGGACAGGAAAAAGGAGTTAGCGCCTGCTGGAGAATCAGGGGAACCGTGtcaaagaaagaagaaatctcCAGCCCAGCAGCACAAGAAACTGACAGTAGCTCAGTTGTACAGGATACGCACCACTCTGGTCTTAAACTCCACACTCACTGCATC GGAGGTATAA